The Vitis vinifera cultivar Pinot Noir 40024 chromosome 8, ASM3070453v1 genome segment GCCACAAGACCATAATAAAACTAAAGCAATTAAATATGAACTGAAGTTCTAACCTTACCGAATCTCTAATTGATATGCTTTTCCCAATCTAAACTATAGTGATGAAGTAATCGCTTCTGATTTGGTGCATCCCACTCACATTATTACAATGCTCTGTGACATGATCTATATAtagaaaagtaaaatttaaagcatgaaaATACTGTGATTGAGATACACCAAATTACTACAggtataaaatattacaaagagAAGATATTAGATTAGGATTTATCagatatttaatattttcatcaaCTTGGGAGTAGAAGATTTGTCTATCTTAGGATTTCTACACAATCCCTTCTCATAATTACAAAAAGCATAAGATCATAAtcaataaaactttattttttgtgtttcttcataGTATTAGAGTGGGTTGATCAAATCTTACTCAATGCTTCTCATCCGTTTCTTCTGCTTGTCCAACAGCAGACACTCAATTGCACATGCAGCAAAAGGCTTTTCAGCCTTCTCCACTTTCCTATACAAATCCTCTTTAAATCATGGATTGACTTGTCACCTTTGAAGCTCTCCAATGCTattagtaagtttttttttttttttaatgtcaataCTAACATGATTTAGCCACTACTTCTACCTTGTAGATGAGTTCAATCATCTCCAAGACTTTATAACTCacttagaggaagaagaagaacattTCCTAAAGTGTTCCGAAGTTTAAGCTTAGCAGTCCACTGATGCCCCATTTGGTCCAAATAGGAAAACCATACCATGGGGATGCCCACTTTTTATGCCATTGGAGGGGCTCATCTAATGGCATAGCTCTTAATTAGTTAGGGAAGAAATCCCCTCTTTGGAAACCAAAACTAAGACTCTGAAAACAACCACAATCTGGAGCCTTCTGGTAGAAAAGAAGTGTTAATGAGCTATTTGAGTCATTAGTGCGGTAGTTTATTACAGTTTTTACTGAGTTTTAGTGCGTCAGGGGAATTAGTTTCAGTTGAAGTGACTGCAGATAGTTTCATTATTTTCATGTCCTGCATCTTCATCCTCAATCATATTACTATCTGATTAATCACCACCAATAAAATGTCAATGAAGAAACTGCTTTGAACAATACACATAGAGCATTAAGGTGATGCATCCTCCATCAGGGATCAAAATTATAAGGACTTTAATTTCAATTCCAATGAATGAATGAGcatgagaaagagagagaaacatTTAAAGAAATGTAATAGTAGGAGCTAAATGCACCAAGTCACTGTGTATCTCATCATAATATTCTTGATAAGGGCGATGATACAAACAAGGATTTCATGAAAAGTTCAGTTCCCTTCATTAAGACATACAAAATTGATTGACGTTCTGATCTTTTAGGTACATGGATTCTATATAAACCCTTAGTTACCATCAAAATCATTATGAAAAAGctccacttttttatttttttaactccttTACATAGGTGCATTTTAATCAAAACAAGTAACAAACAGCATGCAAATAAAGAATGCTTACCTGAGCTTCTGCTCGAAGATCAGTATATGGCACAACACCAGTAAGTAGCTCACTGCAATATGTTGGAGCCAGAGATTTACATTTATAGAGGGGAAGACAGATATATACTTTAACTGCAAATAGTTCTAGATTACAATACAGAGATTTACATTTATAGAGGGGAAGACAGATATATACTTTAACTGCAAATAGTTCTAGATTACAATACAGAGATTTACATTTATAGAGGGGAAGACAGATATATACCTCAACTGCAAATAGTTCTAGATTACAATAATCCAAAAAGTGATCAATAAACATGACAAACTattgtttttatctttaaagTATGTACCGTTGTCTCAGAGAATCTAATAATGCATTAATTAGAGAAAAATCAATGGGGAGGTATTTGTTTCCCTTTACTTTGCCACAAGTGCACCGCCAAAGCCTCTATTAAAGACATTGTAATGTTTTTATGGatcattcatattttcataaaagaagTTCCTATTTATTGTTACATCTAGCtcaatctaataaaaaattcaatattttagtTCCAACCCTCAATTAGGCAATAAAATGAtatggaaattgtttttattatccTATTGTAATAAGCATACAAGACCTAACCAAAGTCTGAAGGAGCATAAATGCACGTGTGGTTCCACTTTTAGAAGAGAAAAACCACCATGTGAACTAATCTGTAAATAATCTTGAAAATGTATGCCTTTGCAGTCTGAGAAGCAGGGTTTTGAATTATTGTTTCAGCTAAAAACTTCAAAGGCCTGAAAAGGAAACATTTTGTTCACATTTAAGGAAGTTGAAGGAAACAGCCCATAAGACCCAGAAACTTTATTAGATCTAAGGCCAAGTCTTCGCATGATAATAATAGTCGCTTCATCCAAATCTGGATTATATTTTCCTTTCTATTGAGTTTTCAATCCGTCTGTCAACAAGCACATTTGAACTGGCATTAAAGAGAAAAACTATCACCTTTCAATGCTATGCTTTAGGCCTTCTCCATTGAACTAAGTAGTTATATGGATACCTGGATCcccatttcattttcttcttaaagTTGGAAGATTCAAaacataaattgaaattttagaaaattacaAAGTAAACATTCTATATTTGATACTCATATTTAACATATCAacatatacaaataaaatttgacgtttgtttttaaagatctattataaagaaattatCATTACATAAACCATGTGAACATGTTTGTATCATCAGATAAACATCAAATTTATATGTATCTgatagtttttaataatttgagaGCCTTTTGGATATAAAAACTGAGAGCAGTAGAATGTGATTTTTCCGAAGCAATAACAGCACAAGATACTAGCAAGTAACtgaattttaattttccctTGAGTCAAGATATCGGAAATCATTGAAGTTATATAGCACAAATCCTCAACTTGCTCAAGATTCTTACTTAATTGATACTCCAAAACTGTATACATCTGATTTTTCAGTATGTATCTCCTTCCTCAATATTTCAGGTGCCATATAAATTAGTGTCCCAACCATGTTCTTCTTATGGAAGCCACCAGTTGGCTTTCCAGATGATCGCCAATTTTCAGTTGAAACTTGTTTCAGATCTGCCTTGTATTCTGCCAGACCAAAATCTGCCAGGTGTGGGTAAAATTTTTTGTCAAGCTGCATCAGAAACATTATGTTAGTTGAACAAGCTAACCAAAAAGATCACAAAAGTTTACCTACTTAGAACTATTaacttgcaaaaaaaaaaaaaaaaacaaatcaacgCCAGCATAAGGCTAAAAATATACTGACTAAAGAAGGTTTTAGGAACATGTGATGGACATTACAAGAACATTTGCTGGTTTCACATCCCTATGTATAATCCCAAGGTTATGTAGATATTGCAGAGCTCTTGCTGTAAAAAGGAAgaaggagaaaataaaatttgaagtattaTCATCCAACAGAAACTCTAGTAAACCTTTATCAGTGAGAAGagataaaacaaagaaaaggttaGCCAGTCACCCAAAAGAAGTAGCATGAATGGATACAATGCATTCCTAATTACTCATGCAATGACCAAGACAGGTTTAAGATTATACCAAAACAATCTAGACAACTTAATTCCAACTTACGAAAATAGAACATCTCAATCCACAATACAATGTATAtgatataattgatttttagtcaccctgaattttcttttcatttggaaCATATAGATTCTTTTATCTAGTAACTTTTCAATATTGGTTATGAAATCCAATTgagaccatatatatatatatataaaagaaaaaaaggaggcAAGATTCATAAAGGCAAATTGGTTTTAAATGATAGCTTTGAATACGAAAAGCAAGACTAGTTCATTAAGTTACCACAACAGAAGCTTTGGGGTCTCTCTATTATGTCATGTTTTGAAGTATCAGCTGATAACTATATTTCCATTTACATACTAGAGTTGGCATGGACCTATTCAGATTTAAAAGCTTTTACATGACAAGTTAGCTGTTTATGAAAGACAGGTTTCTCAAGTATCAAAAGAAACTTATACGCATCATAACAGTGATTTTTGACGCATAACTAACAcatttctttcataaaaaaccCTAGCTGAAAAGAATGTATTCCTAACCTCACATGTAACAAAAGTTAGTCGAAAGAATAAATGATGaaacaattaaatgaaaaaatggtgtttatttttattttgtttttgtttttgtttttgttttttaagtatCTAATATCTACAGACACCTAAGGATAGcttccaaaaattgaaaatccaaaACTGATAATATGCTATCACATCACTGTGTTAGCTCATGTAGTGAAATTTTCATTCACATTATATGCTCTGAAACTGTGTTTTGCTTGTCTCAAGAGTTCCAATTTATGTTTcccttctttctattttttcctttttcttgattttttttacaatatttttgtGTATCACAGCCTATCAGCCATTATGGGATTGTACTGCAGGGTACTAAGTTGTGTTGGGTCCACAAATACCATGGTTAGTATCAATACTTAAAACCATGATATGCAAATCTTTGAAGCTAAAATATTACCAAATAATATTTTGCAAACATCATATGTGTgtgtatacatacatacatacatatatatatatatatacaaaaacatatttaatgcTTCCCTGAAAAGAGAATCATtctttataagaaaaaattaggGTTGCCAAGTAAGGGAATTCTGAAGTTCATCTGAATTAATTAGGAAAACAATTCACAAATTAGGCATGTTGCAGTTACAGATAATTGATAAAAGAATTCAGAATCATTATGAAAAAAAGTAGGGCATGAATCTGAAAGAGGGAAAAGCAACCCTTCTAGGAAATGAAGCAGCATAATTCATCATTGTTTATTATGTTCaacaatttcataattttgaaaattattcaccaattattttcaaaatccaCCAATTTCCTAGgctatataaaaaagaaagaacatgtCCAGAAATTCacataattttatcaaaatggtAATAAGCACATCTCTAACTTTCTTTTCATCCAGATAGAAAACAGAACATGACTAACAAGATACTCTATTGATAAAAGTACCAACACCAAGCAGAACAACACTTAAAAAGCCgtcaagagagaaaaaaaaaaaaattatttacctAACTGGACGGTGATCATGAAAGCCTGATCGATACCCGGGCTCCATTCTTCCACATGTAGTTTGTCAGCAAGATTGCCAGATTCATAGAATTCAAAGAAGAACATGTAATTTGGAGGCTTTGCGTGTGCCGCAACTAGTTTCGCTATCCCCGGATGATCTAGCTTGCTGCATTATCAATATTGtcatatttaaaattccaaacaaacccATTAAGATTTTGAACATATattcacaaaaaagaaaagacagaaGGATAAAAATGTAGACCATAAGAGTTGCAACTCCTTGTGGAATTTATCAATGTCTTGAGAAGTAGACAAGATGGGTTTCTTGACAGCAACTTTCTTCCCATCCAAACAAGCTTCATAAACAACGCTCTCCGCCCCTGCACACTCATCAcaccaaacaaagaaattataaaattctgAAGAGAAATGTGTagataaattactaaaaaaattgatattaccTCGGGCGATTGGGGAAAGGAGAGAGTAGAAAGAAGAAGGAAGACAAAGGGGAATTGATTCGCTGCTGCAACAGCCTCTGAAGCAAGTGTTTGGCTGAACAATTTCCACGCccatctctttctctctctctgaaTCAATGAAAATAGTAACTGAGAAAATGACTGATGAACCATCCGCTTGTAGGAAGAGGATGATGATATAGCTCCATGATAGGATGGGCCTGAATGATTAGCGGGAGGGCCCATTTTTCCATGTCATCCTCCGTTTTAGAAATGTAAGCCCAGTCTCATTCTCAAGGAAATGAGCCTCACAACAGTGGAACGAGATGTTTCTTGGAAGCTTCTTCAAATCGGATTGCGTAAGGCAACGACTGCTTCGGGCGGGTCATCCCATCCCGACCTACCCGATTTTTTTAATCTACTATTTATCCCATTCAGTCTATAGAAATTCAAATGGGTACGAGAATTTCCCATCATCttctcctttatttatttatttatttctttttaggatttgagttatattatatttaaataaatattgtaaatttttataatttacttttataaaaataaatttagattttatatttttaattttttttgaaaatattaactttttatttaattattataaatgggGTGATATCCAAACCTTAACTCAACCTcgggttttttttaaaacaaaaaacttatatttaatttatttatttatttttattctaaactTATCTTATTAGGAGTGAAGTGATCCAATACTAAAACCAATGTTggttttcatttccttttattgcGATGAAGATTCAAACCAAAGCCCCCTTGATAATTAAACTCCACAGACATGCAAAACGATCCGGTCTTGTTTGTGTCGTTTTGGTTGGACTTTGAATTGGGTTTGGGCCTGGGCTTGGATGCTAGCAAGAAGGAAGAATGGAAAGCGGTCCACTCCAGAATATCGGGTCAAATCCGACCCGTTTCAGATCTTGACAGCGAAGCCTTTGGTATTGCTTATAAACGAAGCAAGGCAACGCCAGAGACCGGAGAAGAAGTGCGTTGTCTTTAGGGGAGAAAAGCGAAAGGATATTTATGGAGCTCAATAGGTTGGTTCTCTTGTCGCTGAGTTTTGTGCTGGTCTCTCAGATAGGTTTTTGCAGAGAGGACAGTTTCATAAGGATGCCGAAGACGATGAACCTTCTCGGTGGTGTTCGGGATTGTGGAGGAATCCAAAACAGCGCTGAGATAGAGAGCATCGCTCGATTCGCGGTGCAAGAGCATAACAAGAATCAGGTTTTtctttgctttatttatttttttaatctatattGGTCTGTGGTCTGTTTGGTTGTCGAGAAAATTCAAGAAGGaaacagaaatattttttattttttattttttgttttttgttaatCGCTTACATGTGGTGTTAGGTTTAGGgtattgtgtgtgtgtgtgtgtgttcagATATGAGATTTTGAGTActgtttaataatttattatttattcttcccATCAACCCGGTTTAGGTTTTCTAGTATGAGATGCTCTTCTGTTTCTCTTACTTCGGCTGAGGGAATTTAGGGGCCTAAAAACAGAATTCGGAACATGTTACTAGATTCCCTGTTTTCTTCCCTTTTACGATGTTTCAGCGATGGAACAGATATTTATGTTGCCTATTAGAAATTTAGGTTTGAGATTTTACTCCCTGTCTAGGATACTAATCCTTTCCGTTTGTTTGCCGGGAACAtgtgggaaaagaaaataaaacttggAATTTTGTAACATGTTCGCTTAGATAGTCTGTTTCAAGATTCTGGGTGGTTTTTTTTACAGGACACCGTTTAAATGAACTTGCTTCGATATGGCGGACATTTCTGACTTGTCTTCTGAGTTTTAAGTCAGAATAAAATTTTTGGAGATAATACAgcaaaattgatttatttgggCTTGTATTTTAATTGAAGCAATGTACTGTTGGCAAATTAGACTGGGTGCCTAAAGGAAGATTTGGTTCCAGAACTTAGAAAAGCTTGCATGCTTATAAACAACTGAATATCAAAGAATAGTGGGTTTGTATTTTAATTGATAAAAACGATGAAATACCAGAACATCTAGcttagataaaataaataaataaataaaagaaatactagaacacctattttatttttctttttcaaaattcttgcAAATTCCAGAAACTATTTTCCATTCTTTAAATctctaaattttaattattggaaGGTGCTAGTGTCAAATTTCTGCGGgctctttttgttttcatgaGTGGCATGTAATTTCAAGGTTGGTTTAATTATAAAAGAggagaaaatgataataaacTAATCCATCCAAGGATAAAGTTCATTTCTGATTTCATGTACATATTCCTCTCTCCtaaacttttcttttgtattgaTCCTTTCATTCTAAATAGTTTGGTGCATTGTCTTTTTACACTTCTGTTTCTGTTGGATTTTTCATACAGAATGCCCTTCTTGAGTTTGCGAAGGTGTTGAAGGCCAAAGAACAGGTGGTTGCTGGCAAGATATACTATCTAACCCTGGAAGCCATTGATGCTGGTAAGAAGAAGATATATGAAGCAAAAGTTTGGGTGAAGCCATGGATGAATTTCAAGGAGTTGCAAGAATTTAAGCATTCTCAAGAGACCAAGTCATTTGCCCCTTCAGACCTTGGTGTTAAACAAGGTAATGGACTATTCTAGGTATACTTGCATTACAAAGTTGTAATGGTGGTTTTGATTAATATCTACTGAACTATGGGCTGTTGTAGTTGATTTATTTCTTCTTGTACCACACTGCTCTTGCATGGATAGTTACCTAATTGTTGATGTGTTTCTATGCTACGTGTAAACTTGAAAATGCATGAACCCATGTCTAACCCAGCATGACTGCGTGGCATGGTGAATAATATGGCTGTTCTGGAAACTTCACCTTTCTGCACTAGGAGGAGAGAGATATATCTCTAGTTATCTATATTTTCTCGTTGCTGGTGGCTTAATTAGCTTTTTTTCCCCCGAAAAAAAATGGCAACAGGATCATAAATTTATATGCGATTTGATGTTTATTTTCAGTTTGATCTTTATCTTCACCATTTCTGGCATGCTATATTATGTGCAAACTATATTTGGTTCTGAAGCATAGAACCAGATGATACTTAAATAACTCAACTGTGGTACACAACTCAGATATTCCACAGTATACGAACCGGAATGGAAGAAATGACCATCCCTGGGTTGCAATGCAGCCGAGCTGAGTTGAACATTTCATGGTCACACCCATGTTATCAATGCATGTCCATTTGGCgtaaatattaaaacatttcaTCTGCCCATGATCATGTAACTCCCTGTGTACAGTTATAAAGATATGtataaatatgaaagaaaaggagaaaaagaatgaACATTCTCATCTTCCCAATGTTCTGACTCTTAGAAACCACATTCAGCCCTATCCCAGTGTTAGGAGCTTAGATGAATCTAACACCTCACACCTGTTCATtaccctgtttttttttttttctttttttgtatgaATATTTATGTATATTAGTTGAATTTGATACTTTGATACACAGCAGGGTTGTTTAAGTCTTCTGGAAAtcacaaatatttaaaaaaaaaaaaaaaaaaaaaaaaaaaaaaaaaaaaggagtcttataaaatcacaaacattatttttaagTCTTTTAGAAGTCACAAATGCCCAATAACCCACTTCTAGAAATCATGCTTCACTACatggttattttaaaatatgtgattttattcaaaagaaattttgaagGGAAGTAACATTGAAATGTAATAAAGGTGTCCTTTATCTTAACACTTGCTTTTGGTTGCCTGCAGATTACTAATTTTGTTGAAATTAAGTAGTGTTGTGCCAAGTAACTGAACACTTGGTTTCCATGTGTAGCACGTGCCTATGTGACATTGTATATATGTGTTGGCTACAGAGATAATTAAAATGCCTGCTGATTCATGTGCCTTAGAATAGGAATGTCTCATGCTCTTTCCAAATCCTGAGTTATCCCCA includes the following:
- the LOC100258481 gene encoding cysteine proteinase inhibitor 12, with product MELNRLVLLSLSFVLVSQIGFCREDSFIRMPKTMNLLGGVRDCGGIQNSAEIESIARFAVQEHNKNQNALLEFAKVLKAKEQVVAGKIYYLTLEAIDAGKKKIYEAKVWVKPWMNFKELQEFKHSQETKSFAPSDLGVKQDGHGSEWQVVPTNDPEVQDAANHVVKSIQMRSNSIFRYELLEILLAKAKVIEGSAKFDLLLKLKWGSKDVKFKAEVNKNIEGKFCSTQWKEDHL